In one window of Streptomyces sp. FXJ1.172 DNA:
- the lepB gene encoding signal peptidase I, translated as MGNRGKPRGVPGGPADNLLPTGARRTSAPGGGRTRAERRKLQRKVKRKRRRSAVREIPLLVGVAVLIALVLKTFLLQAFVIPSGSMEQTIRIGDRVLVDKFTPWFGAKPHRGDVVVFHDPGGWLADEQTTKKNDPVVVKQFKEGLTFIGLLPSDNEKDLIKRVIGVGGDHVKCCDAQGRVTVNGVPLTEGGYLYPGNSPSSTPFDITVPKGRLWVMGDHRDNSADSRAHQNTPYGGTVSENSVVGRAMVIGWPIGHWTRLQEPKTFASVSHSVSGATAAPRLSHRVTPENPNGITQLPTPAELPLVMGVVGLRRITVRRRHRVRSWRGGCGGWRTVGTRRRRAPRAPRGSERHRPGRRHDLRE; from the coding sequence ATGGGTAACCGAGGCAAACCGCGCGGGGTGCCCGGCGGCCCCGCCGACAATCTGCTGCCCACCGGGGCGCGCCGCACCTCCGCGCCCGGCGGTGGCCGCACGCGCGCGGAGCGCCGCAAACTCCAGCGCAAGGTCAAGCGCAAGCGCAGGCGTTCGGCCGTTCGGGAGATCCCCCTTCTGGTGGGTGTCGCCGTCCTCATCGCCCTGGTCCTGAAGACCTTTCTCCTCCAGGCCTTCGTGATCCCGTCCGGCTCCATGGAGCAGACGATCCGGATCGGCGACCGCGTCCTGGTCGACAAGTTCACCCCGTGGTTCGGCGCCAAGCCGCACCGCGGAGACGTCGTCGTCTTCCACGACCCGGGCGGCTGGCTGGCGGACGAGCAGACCACGAAGAAGAACGACCCCGTCGTCGTCAAGCAGTTCAAGGAAGGCCTCACCTTCATCGGCCTGCTGCCCTCCGACAACGAGAAGGACCTGATCAAGCGGGTCATCGGAGTCGGCGGCGACCACGTCAAATGCTGCGACGCGCAGGGTCGGGTCACCGTCAACGGCGTACCGCTCACCGAGGGCGGCTACCTCTATCCGGGGAACTCGCCGTCCTCCACCCCCTTCGACATCACCGTCCCCAAGGGCCGGCTCTGGGTGATGGGCGACCACCGGGACAACTCGGCTGACTCCCGCGCCCACCAGAACACCCCGTACGGCGGCACGGTCTCCGAGAATTCCGTCGTCGGCCGGGCCATGGTGATCGGCTGGCCCATCGGCCACTGGACTCGCCTGCAAGAACCTAAAACCTTTGCAAGCGTCTCCCACTCCGTGTCGGGTGCGACCGCCGCTCCCCGGCTGTCGCATAGGGTTACCCCCGAGAATCCGAACGGAATCACCCAGCTCCCGACCCCTGCGGAACTCCCGCTCGTTATGGGAGTGGTGGGCCTGCGCCGTATCACGGTCAGGCGGCGGCACAGAGTAAGGAGTTGGCGTGGGGGATGTGGCGGTTGGCGCACGGTCGGGACACGACGGCGAAGAGCACCGCGGGCACCCCGTGGAAGCGAACGCCACCGGCCCGGACGGCGCCATGACCTCAGGGAATGA